Within Nocardioides rotundus, the genomic segment CGAACGCCCAGTCGAGCAGCAGCGTCAGCGCCCGCCGCATCACCCCGCTTCCACGGGCGTCCGGGTGCAGGCCGTAGCCGATCTCCGCCTCGCCTCCCCCACGCAGCCGCAGGTCGACCGACCCCGCGAACCGGCCGTCGTACTCGACGGCGAAGACGTACGTCGTGTCCGCGACCCAGCCCTCCGGCACGATCTCCCCGATCCACGTCTCGGCGTCCGCGCGGGCATAGGGAACGGGCACGGTCGTCCACGCCACGGACTCGGGGTCGACGCACTGCTCGACGATCCGCGGCACGTCCTCGGCCGTGTGGGCACGGAGCGTGACCTGGCCCTCGGTGAGCCGCGGGACGTCCTCGGGGAAGCGCATGGCCGCAGTCTGACGTAGCGCGGGCCCGGTGGGCGATTGAGTATTCCTACCCACCCGGTTTGAGCAGTCCGACAGCGGCGCGGACCCCCGCCCGCGCCGGAGCATGGGGGCATGGACATCACCTGGCGACGACCCGGCCTCCGCGGCACCCTGCTCTACGCCATCGCCGCCGCGGTCGTCGGCGCGATCGCCTCGTTCTTCTGCCGGCTGGAGCTCACCCGGCGGCGCGAGGGCCAGCGGCTGCCCGGGGGCCCGGTGATCGTGGTGGCCAACCACACCAGCTTCGCCGACGGCATCCTGCTGGCGCTGGTCTGCCGGCGGTTCGGGAGGTCGGTCCGGCTGCTCGCGACGGCCGGCGTGTTCGGCGTACCCGTCCTCGGCCCGCTGATGCGGCGACTCGGCTTCATCCCGGTGCGACGCGGCACCGACCAGGCCCGCGACGCGCTCGCGCCGGCCGCGGCCGCGCTGGCGGCCGGCGAGGCGGTCGGCCTGTTCCCCGAGGGCCGGCTCACCCGTGATCCGGGGATGTGGCCGGAGCGGGCTCGCACGGGCGCCGTACGACTGGCCCTGGAGACCGGCGCGCCCATCGTCCCCGTCGCGATCGACGGCGCGCACGAGGTGATCGGCCGGGCGCACCACGTCCGCCGACTGCTGCGCAGCCTGGCGCTGCTGCCGGAGGTACGGATCGCCGTGGGCGACCCGATCGACGTCCGAGGCCTCGCGACCGGCACCGCGTCCGACGCCGAGATCCGCTGGCTCTCGGACCTGATGATGGGCCGGCTGGTGCAGGAGGTGGAGACACTGCGGGGCGAGGCCGCCGAGCACCGGTACGGCGTCCCGCCGGCCGCCTGAGAGCCCCGTCGGCTCGCACCGGCCGGGCATGAGTGCATCAAGTGCCCGGGGGACGAGACATGGGTGCATCGAGTGCCCGGAGGACGACTCTTAGATGCAGGGAATGCCCGGTCGGCTGGATTTGGGTGCATCAACTGCCCGGTCGGCTGGATTTGGGTGCAGGGAATGCCTGGTCGCCAGGGTCGGCGTCAGAGGTAGAGGCCGGTGTCCGCGTCGCCGAGCCGTCCCGCAGCGACGGCGTGCACGTCCCGCTCACGCATCACCACGTAGGTGTCGCCGTGCACCTCGACCTCCGCCTTGTCCTCGGGGTCGAAGAGCACCCGGTCGCCGACCTCGACGGCGCGCGCGTGCGGCCCGGTGGCCACGACCCGGCACCAGGCCAGGCGTCGGGCGCCCATCGCCGCGGTGGCGGGGATGACGATCCCGCCGGAGGACCGGCGCTCCCCGGACTCCTGATCGACCTCGACCAGGACCCGGTCGTGCAGCATCTTGATCGGGGTCTTGTCGGCCCGGGTCGAGCTCACTTGCTGAGCTTGCGCAGCGTCACGAAGAGTGCGATCACGCCGACCACGGCGCCCGCCGCGATCGCGATGTTCTGGGTCCGGGGCTCCCCGGTGGCCGGGTCGACGAAGTGCGCCTTCACCGACGACACCTCGCGGGAGACGATCGTCTTCGGGCTCGCCCGGTAGAGCAGCTGGTCGATGCTCGACGCCAGCTCCGCGCGGGTCCGCTCGATGTCCTGCTCCTGAGCGCTCACGTTGGTCATTTCGGCAGGATACCTGTCGCCCTCGGGTCGAAGCCGAAGGGGAGCTCCAACCGGTGCTCGGCCATCAGCCCCTCGTCGGTGAGGATGTCGTACGTCGCCCCGTCGGCCACCACCGTGCCGTCGCTGAGCACCACCGAGCGCGGGCACAGCTCCAGGGCGTAGGGCAGGTCGTGGGTCACCATCAGCACGGTGACGTCCAAGCCCCGCAGGATGTCCGCGAGCTCGCGGCGGGAGGCCGGGTCCAGGTTGGAGGACGGCTCGTCCAGCACCAGGATCTCCGGCTCCATCGCCAGCACGGTGGCGACCGCGACCCGGCGCCGCTGGCCGAAGGAGAGGTGGTGCGGCGGCCGGTCGGCGTACTCCCCCATCCCGACCTGCTCCAGCGCGTCGGCCACCCGGCGGTCCAGCGCCGCCCCCTTGACGCCCATGTTGGCCGGCCCGAAGGCGACGTCCTGGCGGACCGATCCGAGGAAGAGCTGGTCGTCGGGGTCCTGGAAGACGATGCCCACCCGGCGACGGATCTCCTGCAGGTTCCGCTTCTCCACCGGCATCCCGCTGACCGACACCGACCCGGCACCGCCGCCGAGGATGCCGTTGAGGTGCAGCACCAGCGTGGTCTTGCCGGCGCCGTTCGGGCCGAGCAGCGCGACCCGCTCCCCGGCGTGCACGTGCAGGTCCACGCCGAACAGCGCCTGCTGGCCGTCGGGGTAGGCGTAGGCCAGCCCCTGGACGTCGAGCACGGGGGTGGTCACGAGCGCACCTCCGGGAGGGTGCCGGTGTAGCCGCGGCTCACCATCGCCAGGTGCACCCGCTCGCCGCGCTCATAGGAGCGGATGAACAGCGCCCCGAGGCTGCGCGCGAGCACCGGCCAGTGCCGCGGCGAGCGCGGGTCGCATCCGCGCGAGCGCATCGCGGTGGTCATCCGGCGCAGGTCGCCGGTCACCACGTCGAGGTAGCGGACCATGAAGCCCGCGATCTGCACGAGTACGTCGGGCACCCGGAGCCGCTGCAGCCCCCGCAGCAGCGCGTCCGGCTCGGTGGTGGCGGCGAGGGTCAGCGCGGAGGCCACGCCGAGGGTGCCCTTGGCCAGCAGCGCCCCGGCGGCCACGAGGCCGGGCTCGGAGACCGTCACGCCGAGTACGTCGACCCGCGGACCGGTCGCCACGAAGGGCAGCAGGACCGCGAAGACGACGAACGGCAGCTCGACCACCATCCGCGGGAGCAGGTAGCCGAACGGGACGCCGGAGAGGACGATCACCCCCACGACGAGCAGCGCGTAGGCCGTGAACGCGGGCCACCACCCGATCGGGGTGGCGACCACCAGCAGCATGAACGCCACCAGCGTCACGACCTTCAGGTGCGCCGGGGCGCGGTGCACCGGGCTGTGACCGTGGTAGTGCAGGCGGTGCCCGTGGCCGGCGCCCACCTCAGGCGTCCTGCTGCTCGCGGGCGGGACCGTCCTCGGCCCCCGACCGCCCGCGACGACGCAGCAGCATCGCGAGGCCGCCCGCGAGGAGCAGCACCACGAGACTGCCGACGATGCCCGCCGCACCCCCGCTGAGGCGGGCATCGTCGACTCCCTTGACCTGGTAGTCGGCCAGCGGCGATCCGGACGTCGCCGAGTCCTTGGCCGACTCCAGGAAGCCGGTCTTCTCCGCGACGAACTCCAGTCCGTCCGGATGGCTGCTGGCGTAGTAGCTGCCGACGCCCGCGATGAGCAGCGCGACGACCAGCCCGACCAGCAGGAAGCGGTGGTTCCTCATGCGCGGACCCCCCGGGCGGAGCGGATCTCCAGCTCGCGCTTCTCCAGCAGCGGGCGGGCGCCGTAGACCAGGTCGGGTCGCGCGGCCACGACCGCGGCGACCACCAGCCCGCTGATCACCGCCTCGCCGACGCCGATGGCCAGATGCCAGCCGAGCATGGCGGTGAGCACGGTGCCGAGATCGACCGGGGCGATGCCACCGACGGCGAAGAGGCCGGTGAACACCAG encodes:
- a CDS encoding lysophospholipid acyltransferase family protein, with product MDITWRRPGLRGTLLYAIAAAVVGAIASFFCRLELTRRREGQRLPGGPVIVVANHTSFADGILLALVCRRFGRSVRLLATAGVFGVPVLGPLMRRLGFIPVRRGTDQARDALAPAAAALAAGEAVGLFPEGRLTRDPGMWPERARTGAVRLALETGAPIVPVAIDGAHEVIGRAHHVRRLLRSLALLPEVRIAVGDPIDVRGLATGTASDAEIRWLSDLMMGRLVQEVETLRGEAAEHRYGVPPAA
- a CDS encoding energy-coupling factor ABC transporter ATP-binding protein; translation: MTTPVLDVQGLAYAYPDGQQALFGVDLHVHAGERVALLGPNGAGKTTLVLHLNGILGGGAGSVSVSGMPVEKRNLQEIRRRVGIVFQDPDDQLFLGSVRQDVAFGPANMGVKGAALDRRVADALEQVGMGEYADRPPHHLSFGQRRRVAVATVLAMEPEILVLDEPSSNLDPASRRELADILRGLDVTVLMVTHDLPYALELCPRSVVLSDGTVVADGATYDILTDEGLMAEHRLELPFGFDPRATGILPK
- the cbiQ gene encoding cobalt ECF transporter T component CbiQ produces the protein MGAGHGHRLHYHGHSPVHRAPAHLKVVTLVAFMLLVVATPIGWWPAFTAYALLVVGVIVLSGVPFGYLLPRMVVELPFVVFAVLLPFVATGPRVDVLGVTVSEPGLVAAGALLAKGTLGVASALTLAATTEPDALLRGLQRLRVPDVLVQIAGFMVRYLDVVTGDLRRMTTAMRSRGCDPRSPRHWPVLARSLGALFIRSYERGERVHLAMVSRGYTGTLPEVRS
- a CDS encoding GroES family chaperonin, with protein sequence MLHDRVLVEVDQESGERRSSGGIVIPATAAMGARRLAWCRVVATGPHARAVEVGDRVLFDPEDKAEVEVHGDTYVVMRERDVHAVAAGRLGDADTGLYL
- a CDS encoding PDGLE domain-containing protein → MRNHRFLLVGLVVALLIAGVGSYYASSHPDGLEFVAEKTGFLESAKDSATSGSPLADYQVKGVDDARLSGGAAGIVGSLVVLLLAGGLAMLLRRRGRSGAEDGPAREQQDA
- a CDS encoding DUF3618 domain-containing protein translates to MTNVSAQEQDIERTRAELASSIDQLLYRASPKTIVSREVSSVKAHFVDPATGEPRTQNIAIAAGAVVGVIALFVTLRKLSK